The proteins below are encoded in one region of Pelagibacterium flavum:
- the ilvA gene encoding threonine ammonia-lyase, biosynthetic produces MQEIIRSILSSSVYDVAVETPLERMGPLSDKLSRPVFLKREDLQPVFSFKLRGAYNKLASLTDAERQKGVICASAGNHAQGLAYSATRMGTRAVIVMPTTTPSIKVEAVKRLGGEVVIKGDSFDDARIHALDLCETENLTFVHPYDDPQVIAGQGTIGVEILRQHGGPIAAIYLPIGGGGLAAGVAAYAKFLRPDIKLIGVEPEDAASMKAALAAGRPVPLNEVGIFADGVAVKQAGEHTFDILKDTLDDIVTVSTDEICAAIKDVFEHTRAIAEPAGAVSLAGLRKHAPTLQTRGAAIAICSGANINFDRLRHVAERAELGERAEAVLAVTIPEKPGAYRAFIGLLGARAITEFNYRIAPGNSANIFVGIGLKRGDAEKAEIIAMLREHGHTVLDLSDNEVAKLHIRYMVGGRVEGLRNELLYRFEFPERPGALLKFLEGLAPDWNISLFHYRNHGSDYGRILIGIQVPPAERDVFETYLDTLGYAHWDESGNPAYAMFLAPA; encoded by the coding sequence ATGCAAGAGATCATCCGCTCCATCCTGTCCTCCTCGGTCTATGACGTTGCGGTCGAAACCCCGCTCGAGAGGATGGGGCCGCTGTCCGACAAGCTCTCCCGCCCGGTCTTTCTCAAGCGCGAAGATCTTCAGCCGGTCTTTTCCTTCAAGCTGCGCGGCGCCTACAACAAGCTCGCCTCGCTCACCGATGCCGAGCGCCAGAAAGGCGTCATCTGCGCTTCTGCCGGCAATCATGCGCAGGGGCTGGCCTACTCTGCCACCCGCATGGGCACGCGCGCGGTCATCGTCATGCCCACCACCACACCTTCGATCAAGGTCGAGGCGGTCAAGCGCCTGGGCGGCGAAGTGGTGATAAAGGGCGACAGTTTCGATGACGCCCGCATTCACGCACTCGACCTGTGCGAAACCGAAAACCTCACCTTCGTCCACCCCTATGACGACCCCCAGGTCATCGCCGGCCAGGGCACCATCGGGGTCGAAATCCTGCGCCAGCATGGCGGCCCCATCGCGGCGATCTATCTGCCCATCGGCGGCGGCGGGCTGGCTGCCGGGGTCGCGGCCTACGCCAAATTCCTGCGCCCCGACATCAAGCTGATCGGGGTCGAACCCGAAGACGCCGCCTCGATGAAAGCCGCGCTGGCCGCCGGGCGTCCCGTGCCGCTGAATGAAGTGGGCATCTTTGCCGATGGCGTTGCCGTCAAGCAGGCGGGCGAGCACACTTTCGACATCCTCAAGGACACGCTCGACGACATCGTCACCGTTTCGACCGACGAGATCTGCGCCGCCATCAAGGATGTGTTCGAACACACGCGCGCCATCGCCGAACCCGCGGGGGCCGTATCGCTGGCCGGGCTGCGCAAGCACGCTCCAACGCTCCAAACCCGTGGCGCCGCCATCGCCATCTGCTCGGGCGCCAACATCAATTTCGACCGTCTGCGCCACGTCGCCGAACGGGCCGAGTTGGGTGAGCGCGCCGAAGCGGTTCTGGCTGTCACGATCCCCGAAAAACCCGGCGCCTACCGCGCCTTTATCGGTCTTTTGGGCGCCCGCGCCATCACCGAATTCAACTACCGCATCGCGCCGGGCAATTCGGCGAACATCTTTGTCGGCATCGGGCTCAAGCGCGGCGATGCGGAAAAGGCCGAGATCATCGCCATGCTGCGTGAACACGGGCACACGGTTCTCGATCTGAGCGACAATGAGGTCGCCAAGCTGCACATCCGCTACATGGTCGGCGGCCGCGTCGAGGGCTTGAGAAACGAATTGCTCTACCGCTTTGAATTTCCCGAACGGCCCGGCGCGCTGCTCAAATTCCTCGAGGGCCTGGCGCCCGACTGGAATATTTCCCTGTTCCACTACCGCAATCACGGCTCGGACTATGGCCGCATCCTCATCGGCATCCAGGTTCCGCCCGCCGAGCGGGACGTGTTTGAAACCTATCTCGATACGCTGGGCTACGCCCATTGGGACGAAAGCGGCAACCCGGCCTATGCGATGTTCCTCGCACCGGCGTAA
- the dmeF gene encoding CDF family Co(II)/Ni(II) efflux transporter DmeF, translating to MSAIDVSAHTHGHNFLGSDHRRNEGRVWLVIGLTAAMMVAEIGAGAIYGSMALIADGWHMSTHAGAMLITALTYLYARRHAADPRFTFGTGKLGDLGAFASAIILALVALLIGWESLTRLANPVAISFEQAIAVACLGLVVNLVCAWLLRDDHSHHHGHGHAHHHHDDDGAHGHSHDGRHNHARDNNLRAAYLHVLADALTSILAIAALLAGRSYGWNWADPAMGVVGALVIARWSWGLIRDSGGVLLDRTPDSDDLPGQIRSALETEIDRIADLHVWQVGPGHHAAIVSLVSSEPRQPSAYKSRLAKIGRLSHVTVEVDGVNAGA from the coding sequence ATGTCAGCAATCGATGTTTCGGCCCACACCCATGGGCACAATTTTCTCGGCAGCGACCATCGGCGCAACGAGGGGCGCGTCTGGCTGGTCATAGGTCTGACCGCCGCGATGATGGTGGCCGAAATCGGTGCCGGGGCGATCTATGGCTCGATGGCGCTGATTGCCGATGGCTGGCACATGTCCACCCATGCCGGGGCGATGCTGATTACCGCGCTGACCTATCTCTATGCCCGCCGCCACGCCGCCGACCCGCGCTTCACCTTCGGAACCGGCAAGCTCGGAGACCTCGGGGCTTTCGCCAGTGCCATCATTCTGGCGCTGGTCGCGCTGCTGATCGGCTGGGAGAGCCTGACGCGGCTGGCCAATCCGGTGGCGATCAGCTTTGAACAGGCCATCGCCGTTGCCTGTCTGGGGCTGGTGGTCAATCTGGTCTGCGCATGGCTGCTCAGGGACGACCATTCCCACCATCACGGGCATGGGCACGCCCATCATCACCACGACGATGACGGCGCGCACGGCCACAGCCATGACGGTCGTCATAATCACGCGCGCGACAACAATCTCCGCGCTGCCTATCTGCACGTTCTAGCCGATGCGCTGACCTCGATCCTGGCCATCGCGGCGCTGCTGGCGGGCCGCAGCTATGGTTGGAACTGGGCCGATCCGGCCATGGGCGTTGTCGGCGCGCTGGTGATTGCCCGCTGGTCATGGGGCCTGATCCGCGATTCCGGCGGTGTTCTGCTCGACCGGACGCCCGACAGCGATGATCTGCCGGGACAAATCCGCTCGGCCCTCGAAACCGAGATCGACCGGATTGCCGATTTGCATGTCTGGCAGGTGGGGCCGGGCCATCACGCGGCTATCGTCTCGCTGGTGTCGAGCGAGCCTCGACAGCCCTCGGCTTACAAATCGCGTCTCGCAAAGATCGGCAGACTCTCGCACGTTACCGTCGAGGTGGATGGCGTGAACGCGGGTGCATGA
- a CDS encoding metal/formaldehyde-sensitive transcriptional repressor translates to MSHTIRNKEKLTARVRRLKGQIEGIERALEAEKPCAEILRQLASARGAMSGLTAEVMEDHLREHVLKPQTDALRDAGGQELIEIIRTYMK, encoded by the coding sequence ATGTCTCACACCATCCGCAACAAAGAGAAGCTGACGGCCAGGGTGCGCCGGCTCAAGGGCCAGATCGAGGGGATCGAGCGCGCGCTGGAAGCTGAAAAGCCCTGCGCGGAAATTCTGCGCCAACTCGCTTCGGCACGCGGGGCGATGAGCGGACTGACCGCCGAGGTGATGGAGGACCATCTGCGCGAGCATGTGCTGAAACCCCAGACCGACGCGCTGCGCGATGCGGGCGGCCAGGAACTGATCGAAATCATCCGAACCTATATGAAATAG
- a CDS encoding alpha/beta fold hydrolase encodes MEWTEDRIEWTADGKPVTIGLTRAGSGPQLLLLPALSSISTRHEMRPLQQRLAAHYATLAIDWPGFGDLPRPRIDWRPSLYRDFLRFVLTEIAHPFATIAAGHAAGYALAQATAAPSSTGQLCLLAPTWRGPLPTMTGKRMALFKFLARAVDIPIAGAALYRLNVNGPVIGMMTRGHVYSDPAWVTSERMAEKRKVTEAPGARHGSFRFVAGELDPFETREDWLDAARRVPGTVALIYGEHTPRKSKAEMAALAQLPGVGASVLPQGKLSFYEEYPDETAKAVLEALA; translated from the coding sequence GTGGAATGGACTGAAGACCGGATCGAGTGGACGGCCGACGGAAAGCCCGTCACAATCGGGCTGACGCGCGCCGGTTCCGGGCCGCAACTCCTTTTGCTCCCCGCGCTCAGTTCGATTTCCACCCGGCACGAGATGCGGCCGCTGCAGCAACGGCTCGCCGCCCATTACGCCACACTGGCCATCGACTGGCCCGGCTTTGGCGATCTGCCCCGTCCCAGGATCGATTGGCGGCCGAGCCTCTATCGCGATTTCCTGCGGTTCGTTCTGACCGAAATCGCTCACCCTTTCGCCACCATCGCAGCCGGCCACGCCGCCGGATACGCCCTCGCGCAGGCCACCGCCGCGCCCTCGAGCACCGGCCAGCTCTGCCTTCTGGCCCCAACATGGCGCGGGCCGCTACCCACAATGACAGGCAAGCGCATGGCACTCTTCAAATTTCTGGCCAGGGCCGTCGATATCCCCATAGCCGGCGCGGCACTCTACCGGCTCAACGTCAATGGTCCGGTCATCGGCATGATGACGCGCGGCCATGTCTATTCGGACCCGGCGTGGGTCACGTCGGAGCGGATGGCGGAAAAGCGCAAGGTCACCGAAGCGCCCGGCGCCCGCCACGGTTCGTTCCGCTTCGTGGCCGGCGAGCTCGACCCCTTCGAGACCCGCGAGGACTGGCTCGACGCCGCTCGCCGCGTACCGGGCACCGTTGCCCTGATTTACGGCGAACACACGCCGCGTAAATCCAAGGCGGAAATGGCGGCCCTGGCGCAATTGCCCGGCGTCGGCGCCAGTGTCCTGCCGCAGGGCAAGCTGTCATTTTACGAGGAATACCCCGACGAGACCGCCAAGGCGGTCCTTGAGGCCCTGGCCTAG
- a CDS encoding SCO family protein, translated as MANSMLHTVRIVLWTLVMVAAAGAGVLWYSTQVRPDPSSQLAAAPQGQYGAGDYQLVDHTGAPVDQSVFTGKPSMVFFGFTHCPDVCPTTLGDMQHWYAELGDDADAVNAFFVSVDPERDTPEVLGEYVGWVSERITGITGEPEEVEKAINAWGVFAEKAPLEGGGYNVNHTASVFLIDSAGQLFGTIAYGEGAETAVGKLRRLIGEG; from the coding sequence ATGGCCAATTCGATGCTTCATACGGTGCGTATCGTGCTCTGGACCCTGGTTATGGTTGCTGCCGCCGGGGCGGGGGTGCTTTGGTATTCGACGCAGGTGCGGCCCGACCCCTCCAGCCAACTGGCCGCAGCGCCCCAGGGGCAATATGGGGCCGGGGATTACCAGCTTGTCGATCACACCGGCGCGCCGGTCGACCAATCGGTATTCACCGGCAAACCCTCAATGGTGTTTTTCGGGTTCACCCATTGCCCCGATGTGTGCCCGACCACTTTGGGCGACATGCAGCACTGGTATGCCGAACTGGGCGATGACGCCGATGCGGTGAACGCCTTTTTTGTTTCCGTCGATCCCGAACGCGACACGCCCGAGGTTCTGGGCGAATATGTTGGCTGGGTCTCCGAGCGGATCACCGGGATCACCGGCGAGCCCGAGGAGGTCGAGAAGGCCATCAATGCCTGGGGCGTGTTTGCCGAGAAAGCGCCGCTCGAGGGCGGCGGCTATAACGTCAACCACACCGCCTCGGTGTTTTTGATCGATAGCGCGGGGCAATTGTTTGGCACGATTGCCTACGGGGAAGGCGCCGAGACGGCTGTGGGCAAGCTCAGGCGGCTGATCGGCGAGGGTTAG
- a CDS encoding copper chaperone PCu(A)C — translation MIRIASRAALAAASTFAIASPALAHMTFETAQSAPGEQFRGVLVLPHGCDGAPTDTIRVTLPQGFVDVSAEAKDGWTLETPGSDGQVSQIVWSGGSVPDDGHETFAFTGTFAADLPETDMVFAVEQMCGEVSLGWEPAVSLGDEPVSHGQDGSDAITVGDLELTGAFTRATLPNAPVGGGYVTITNKGDEADRLVSAQSSFSPDVQIHEMAVVNDVMQMQQLPEGLEIPAGETVTLAPGGLHMMFMNISAPFVEGETVPVTLVFEKAGEVEIELAVQAFGASGMNTSGHEGH, via the coding sequence ATGATCCGCATCGCTTCCCGCGCGGCGCTCGCCGCTGCATCCACATTTGCCATTGCTTCGCCCGCCCTGGCGCATATGACCTTTGAGACCGCCCAATCGGCGCCCGGTGAACAGTTCCGGGGCGTGCTCGTCCTGCCCCATGGCTGCGATGGCGCGCCGACCGACACAATCCGTGTGACGCTGCCCCAAGGCTTTGTTGACGTCAGCGCCGAGGCCAAGGATGGCTGGACGCTCGAAACGCCGGGCAGCGATGGTCAGGTCAGCCAGATCGTCTGGTCGGGCGGCTCGGTGCCAGACGACGGGCACGAGACGTTCGCCTTTACCGGCACCTTTGCCGCCGACCTGCCCGAGACTGACATGGTGTTTGCCGTCGAGCAGATGTGTGGCGAGGTTTCGCTGGGCTGGGAGCCGGCGGTGAGCCTTGGGGACGAGCCGGTCTCTCACGGGCAAGACGGCTCTGATGCCATCACCGTGGGCGACCTGGAACTGACCGGCGCCTTTACCCGCGCCACGCTGCCCAACGCGCCGGTCGGCGGGGGCTATGTGACGATCACCAACAAGGGGGACGAGGCCGACCGGCTGGTCTCGGCGCAATCGTCGTTTTCGCCGGACGTGCAGATCCACGAAATGGCGGTGGTCAATGACGTGATGCAAATGCAGCAATTGCCCGAGGGGCTCGAAATTCCGGCCGGTGAGACCGTGACGCTGGCACCCGGCGGGCTGCACATGATGTTCATGAACATTTCCGCCCCGTTCGTCGAGGGCGAGACCGTGCCGGTGACGCTAGTGTTCGAGAAGGCCGGCGAGGTCGAGATCGAGCTGGCGGTGCAGGCCTTCGGGGCATCGGGGATGAACACTTCCGGCCATGAGGGGCACTGA
- the ytfQ gene encoding galactofuranose ABC transporter, galactofuranose-binding protein YtfQ → MKFIKQLALGVSTVALLGSAAMAQEGLEGMTIGFSQIGSESGWRAAETSVTRQQAEEWGVNLQFSDAQQRQENQIRAIRSFVAQGVDAILLAPVVATGWEEVLSEAKDADIPVVLLDRGIEAPEDLYLTSVASDQVLEGRVAGDWLVETVGDEECRVVELQGTVGSSPAINRKQGFEEAIADHDNIEIVRSQTGDFTRALGKQVMEGFLRAENGGADICALYAHNDDMAVGAIQAIKEAGLNPGEDILVVSIDAVPDIFTAIAAGEANATVELTPNMAGPAFEALAAYLNDGVEPEKFIITESKLYTAEDDPEGEAERRRDLGY, encoded by the coding sequence ATGAAATTCATCAAGCAACTCGCGCTTGGCGTGAGCACTGTCGCCCTTCTCGGATCCGCCGCCATGGCGCAGGAAGGCCTTGAGGGCATGACCATCGGCTTCTCGCAGATCGGCTCGGAATCGGGCTGGCGCGCCGCCGAAACCTCGGTCACCCGCCAGCAGGCCGAAGAATGGGGTGTCAATCTGCAGTTCTCGGACGCCCAGCAGCGTCAGGAAAACCAGATCCGCGCCATCCGCTCGTTCGTCGCCCAGGGCGTCGATGCCATCCTGCTCGCTCCCGTGGTCGCCACCGGCTGGGAAGAGGTTCTGAGCGAAGCCAAGGACGCTGACATACCCGTGGTCCTTCTCGACCGCGGCATCGAGGCACCCGAAGATCTCTATCTTACCTCGGTGGCGTCCGATCAGGTCCTTGAGGGCCGCGTCGCCGGCGACTGGCTGGTCGAGACAGTCGGTGACGAGGAATGCCGCGTTGTCGAACTCCAGGGCACCGTGGGGTCCTCCCCCGCCATCAACCGCAAGCAGGGCTTTGAAGAAGCCATCGCCGATCACGACAACATCGAGATCGTACGCTCCCAGACCGGCGATTTCACCCGCGCTCTGGGCAAGCAGGTGATGGAAGGCTTCCTGCGCGCCGAAAATGGCGGAGCCGACATCTGCGCCCTTTACGCCCACAATGACGACATGGCCGTGGGCGCCATCCAGGCCATCAAGGAAGCCGGCCTCAACCCCGGCGAAGACATTCTCGTCGTCTCGATCGATGCCGTGCCCGACATCTTCACCGCCATCGCCGCGGGCGAAGCCAACGCCACCGTCGAGTTGACCCCCAACATGGCCGGACCCGCGTTCGAAGCGCTTGCCGCCTATCTCAACGATGGTGTGGAACCTGAAAAGTTCATCATCACCGAGTCCAAGCTCTACACGGCCGAGGACGATCCCGAAGGCGAAGCCGAACGCCGCCGCGATCTGGGGTATTGA
- a CDS encoding sugar ABC transporter ATP-binding protein: protein MPQPAPILAASGIEKSFLSHKVLDDVGIELFPGEVHALLGENGAGKSTLIKILTGAYTHDAGTIMLDGQPIHPRDTRHAQEMGIGTVYQEVNLLPNMSVADNLYVGRQPMKWGLVDTRKMQRDARALLARYDLKIDPGAQLDSFSVAVQQIVAIARAVDISGKVLILDEPTASLDQHEVEILFEIVRQLKAQGMAIVFITHFLDQVYEIADRVTVLRNGRRVGSRPIEGLGRMDLVTMMLGEALEHEDAMRIGVTRKPGELYASFKNYSLTGKAAPFDLDLHKGEIVGVAGLLGSGRTEMARLLFGIDKPDTGQLTVAGQPATLREPRDAIALAFAFAPEDRKLDGIVGDLTVRENIMLALQAHRGWTKPMSGAEQSELADRYIKALDIRCTGPEQPVKFLSGGNQQKVVLARWLATNPKLLILDEPTRGIDVGAHAEIIRMINRLCDDGMSLFVISSELDEITAYSSRVLVLRERAIAGELTGEAINTTAIMEMIASEPEARPQ from the coding sequence ATGCCCCAACCCGCCCCCATCCTCGCCGCATCGGGAATCGAGAAATCCTTTCTCTCCCACAAGGTCCTCGACGATGTCGGCATCGAGCTTTTCCCCGGCGAGGTGCATGCCCTGCTCGGCGAGAACGGCGCGGGCAAATCGACCCTCATCAAGATCCTCACCGGCGCCTACACCCATGATGCCGGCACCATCATGCTCGATGGCCAGCCCATCCATCCGCGCGACACCCGCCACGCGCAGGAAATGGGCATCGGCACCGTCTATCAGGAGGTCAATCTCCTCCCCAATATGAGCGTTGCCGACAATCTCTATGTCGGCCGCCAGCCCATGAAATGGGGCCTGGTCGACACAAGAAAGATGCAGCGAGACGCCCGCGCCCTCCTCGCCCGCTACGACCTCAAGATCGATCCCGGCGCCCAGCTCGACAGCTTTTCGGTCGCCGTGCAGCAGATCGTCGCCATCGCGCGGGCCGTCGATATTTCGGGCAAGGTGCTCATCCTTGACGAACCCACCGCCAGCCTTGACCAGCACGAGGTCGAAATCCTGTTCGAGATCGTCCGGCAGCTCAAGGCGCAGGGCATGGCGATCGTGTTCATCACCCACTTTCTCGATCAGGTCTATGAAATCGCCGACCGCGTCACGGTGCTGCGCAACGGCCGCCGCGTCGGCTCGCGCCCCATCGAGGGGCTGGGCCGCATGGACCTTGTCACCATGATGCTGGGCGAAGCGCTCGAACACGAAGACGCCATGCGCATCGGGGTCACCCGCAAGCCCGGCGAGCTCTACGCCTCGTTCAAGAACTATTCCCTCACCGGGAAGGCCGCCCCGTTCGATCTCGATCTGCACAAGGGCGAAATCGTCGGTGTAGCCGGCCTGCTCGGTTCGGGCCGCACCGAAATGGCGCGCCTGCTGTTCGGCATCGACAAGCCCGATACCGGCCAATTGACCGTCGCGGGCCAGCCCGCCACGCTGCGTGAACCACGCGACGCCATTGCACTGGCCTTCGCCTTCGCACCGGAAGATCGCAAGCTCGACGGCATCGTGGGCGATCTCACCGTGCGCGAAAACATCATGCTGGCGCTCCAGGCCCATCGCGGCTGGACGAAACCCATGAGCGGCGCCGAACAGTCCGAACTGGCCGATCGCTACATCAAGGCGCTCGATATCCGCTGCACCGGCCCCGAACAGCCGGTCAAATTCCTCTCGGGCGGTAATCAGCAAAAGGTGGTGCTGGCCCGCTGGCTGGCCACAAACCCCAAACTCCTCATCCTCGACGAGCCCACCCGCGGCATCGATGTGGGTGCCCACGCCGAAATCATCAGGATGATCAACCGGTTGTGCGATGACGGCATGAGCCTGTTCGTCATCTCGTCCGAACTCGACGAAATCACCGCCTATTCCTCCCGTGTCCTCGTCCTGCGCGAACGCGCCATCGCCGGGGAGTTGACGGGCGAAGCGATCAACACCACAGCGATCATGGAAATGATCGCCAGCGAGCCGGAGGCACGGCCCCAATGA
- a CDS encoding ABC transporter permease, protein MTRSIFSVIKPQFIALAAILLINWMLFPGFFNLFIRDGRVYGSLIDVLNRGAPVAILAIGMTAVIATRGVDLSVGAVMAIAGAVAATMVQGDGNALIVVLGAALGVGLLCGLWNGALVAVLGLQPIIATLILMVAGRGIAQTITEGFIVTFNDPGLIFLGSGSILGLPTPIIIMLALAIITTLVMRLTALGLFIESVGINRSASSYAGLRARSLLIGVYAFAGFCAAISGIIAAADIRGADANNVGLWLELDAILAVVIGGTSLMGGRFSIPMSVIGALIIQAMNTGILVSGFPPEFNLLVKAALIIIILVVQSPLAGRAWHFAARPRTKRSEVSPK, encoded by the coding sequence ATGACCCGCTCGATCTTTTCGGTCATCAAGCCGCAATTTATTGCGCTTGCCGCCATCCTGCTCATCAACTGGATGCTGTTTCCGGGCTTCTTCAACCTCTTCATCCGCGATGGCCGTGTTTATGGCTCGCTGATCGACGTGCTCAATCGCGGCGCCCCGGTCGCCATTCTGGCCATCGGCATGACCGCCGTCATCGCCACGCGCGGGGTCGATCTGTCGGTCGGCGCGGTCATGGCCATTGCCGGCGCGGTCGCCGCCACCATGGTTCAGGGCGATGGCAACGCGCTCATCGTGGTCCTTGGCGCCGCCCTCGGGGTCGGCCTTCTCTGCGGGTTGTGGAACGGCGCCCTCGTCGCCGTGCTCGGGCTGCAACCGATCATCGCCACTCTGATCCTCATGGTCGCCGGGCGCGGCATCGCCCAAACCATCACCGAAGGCTTCATCGTCACCTTCAACGATCCGGGCCTGATCTTTCTCGGTTCCGGCTCCATTCTCGGCCTGCCCACGCCCATCATCATCATGCTGGCGCTGGCCATCATCACAACGCTGGTCATGCGGCTGACCGCCCTCGGCCTGTTCATCGAATCCGTCGGCATCAACCGCTCGGCCTCGTCCTATGCGGGGTTGCGCGCCCGCTCGCTCCTGATCGGTGTTTATGCCTTCGCCGGGTTCTGCGCGGCCATTTCCGGCATCATCGCCGCCGCCGACATTCGCGGCGCCGACGCCAACAATGTCGGTCTGTGGCTCGAACTCGACGCCATCCTTGCCGTGGTCATCGGCGGCACCTCATTGATGGGCGGGCGGTTTTCCATCCCCATGTCGGTCATCGGCGCGCTGATCATTCAGGCCATGAACACCGGCATTCTGGTCTCGGGTTTCCCGCCCGAATTCAACCTGCTGGTCAAGGCGGCGCTCATCATCATCATTCTGGTGGTCCAGTCTCCTCTCGCCGGCCGGGCCTGGCACTTCGCCGCCCGCCCCCGCACCAAACGTTCCGAGGTCAGCCCGAAATGA
- the yjfF gene encoding galactofuranose ABC transporter, permease protein YjfF gives MNPRYWPLIATITIFVLAYALAVMQFPALFSTRVLGNLLTDNAFLGVAAVGMTFVILSGGIDLSVGSVIAFSSVLIAVLITQLGIHPLPAFAITLLVTTLFGASMGTMIHYLEVPPFIVTLAGMFLARGLTFLLTQDSISVSHDFYTWVRQFYYVMPGGGRLTFNGGLMLIVFAIGIIVCHRTRFGAYVYALGGNAQSAALLGVPVARTTIGIYAVSSFLAGLSGVVYSLYTSSGYPLAAVGVELDTIAAVVIGGTLLSGGFGFMLGSLVGVFIQGMIQTYIVFDGTLSSWWTKIVIGGLLFGFIVLQRIIIAASKRDWRKKKVEAVRA, from the coding sequence ATGAACCCGCGCTACTGGCCGCTGATCGCCACCATCACCATTTTCGTCCTCGCCTACGCGCTTGCCGTGATGCAGTTCCCGGCGCTGTTTTCCACGCGCGTTCTTGGCAATCTCTTGACCGACAACGCCTTTCTCGGCGTGGCGGCGGTCGGGATGACCTTTGTCATTTTGTCAGGCGGCATCGACCTGTCGGTCGGCTCGGTCATCGCCTTTTCCTCGGTGCTGATCGCGGTGCTCATCACTCAGCTCGGCATCCACCCCCTGCCCGCCTTCGCGATAACGCTGCTGGTCACCACCCTGTTCGGGGCTTCCATGGGCACGATGATCCACTATCTCGAAGTCCCGCCCTTCATTGTCACACTGGCCGGCATGTTTCTGGCGCGCGGGCTGACCTTCCTTCTGACCCAGGATTCGATCTCGGTCAGCCATGATTTCTATACCTGGGTGCGCCAGTTCTATTACGTCATGCCCGGCGGCGGGCGCCTCACCTTCAATGGCGGGCTGATGCTTATTGTCTTCGCCATCGGCATCATCGTCTGCCACCGCACCCGGTTTGGCGCGTATGTCTATGCGCTGGGCGGCAATGCGCAGTCCGCCGCCCTGCTCGGTGTCCCCGTCGCCCGCACGACCATCGGGATTTATGCCGTCTCGAGCTTTCTGGCCGGGCTTTCGGGCGTGGTCTATTCGCTCTACACGTCCTCGGGCTATCCGCTGGCCGCCGTCGGTGTCGAACTCGATACCATCGCCGCCGTGGTCATCGGCGGAACGCTGCTTTCTGGCGGCTTCGGCTTCATGCTCGGCTCGCTGGTGGGGGTGTTCATCCAGGGGATGATCCAGACCTATATCGTTTTCGACGGCACGCTCTCGAGCTGGTGGACCAAGATCGTCATCGGCGGATTGCTGTTCGGCTTCATCGTCCTCCAACGCATTATCATCGCCGCCTCAAAACGCGACTGGCGCAAAAAGAAGGTAGAAGCGGTTCGGGCGTAG
- a CDS encoding GNAT family N-acetyltransferase: MSDFTIEREDGETKGRYVVRLDGHEAEMTYTKVGTRQRIIDHTGVPDALRGRGVGEALVLRGVEDARAEGVKIIPLCPFAKAQIERHPEWQDVLRGKVRE, translated from the coding sequence ATGAGCGACTTTACCATCGAGCGCGAGGATGGCGAGACCAAGGGGCGCTACGTGGTCCGTCTCGACGGGCATGAAGCGGAGATGACCTACACCAAGGTGGGCACGCGCCAGCGGATCATCGACCATACCGGCGTGCCCGATGCCCTGCGCGGACGCGGGGTAGGCGAAGCGCTGGTGCTGCGCGGTGTCGAGGACGCGCGGGCCGAGGGGGTCAAGATCATCCCGCTATGCCCGTTCGCCAAGGCACAGATCGAGCGGCATCCCGAATGGCAGGATGTGCTGCGGGGTAAGGTGCGGGAATAA